In the Girardinichthys multiradiatus isolate DD_20200921_A chromosome 4, DD_fGirMul_XY1, whole genome shotgun sequence genome, one interval contains:
- the LOC124866575 gene encoding adhesion G-protein coupled receptor G1-like isoform X2: MRKAEVKLGLAYRVQVPSSALQRSRGVQSDHTVMIVATLINSSFFQPTPYQKRRKVLINQQLVLGDQVLFVKVGSQPVSNLTERVQLNFNNEKMVKNGRCVFWREPHLMNEIGQWSTEGCDTITTREEYICSCNHLSFFAVLVNPELNSKVDERNAATLTYITYIGSALSALFAFGSLIIYVALHRRRPEKALGIHMQLSGALLCLHLSFLSCNFWIFLLNEKEDSWVCRGLGLFLHWSLLATLTWVALEGFHLYLLLIRVFNIYVRRYLLKLCIVGWGLPTFFVVICGILGVYGKYTMEIRDSNNHTSTSQICWMSSEFQQRRLVMYITLAFLCLVVLYNFCILLLVVFKIWGLRTGRKDYDWEKTNKERGTRLWKDCATVLGLSCVLGLPWGLASLTYATLPGIYLFTILNSLQGVFMFLWSVALTCKSRSENNSSVPDPSSQKMMTTSFNN; the protein is encoded by the exons ATGAGAAAa GCTGAAGTGAAGCTTGGATTAGCTTACAGGGTCCAAGTCCCATCCTCAGCTCTTCAGAGAAGCAGAGGAGTACAGTCAGACCACACTGTCATGATTGTGGCCACGTTGATCAACAGTAGTTTTTTTCAG CCAACACCTTATCAGAAGAGACGTAAAGTGTTAATAAACCAGCAGCTCGTTCTAGGAGACCAGGTCCTATTTGTGAAGGTTGGAAGCCAGCCAGTCAGCAATCTTACTGAGCGTGTCCAGTTAAACTTCAACAATGAAAAAATG gTGAAAAATGGAAGGTGTGTGTTTTGGAGGGAGCCACATCTCATGAATGAAATAG GCCAGTGGAGCACTGAAGGCTGTGACACCATTACAACTAGAGAGGAATACATTTGCAGCTGCAATCACCTGAGCTTTTTTGCTGTGCTTGTg AATCCAGAATTGAATTCAAAGGTGGATGAACGTAATGCTGCGACCCTCACCTACATCACCTACATTGGATCAGCGCTCTCTGCCCTCTTTGCATTCGGCAGTCTGATCATCTACGTTGCTCTGCA TCGCCGGCGTCCTGAGAAGGCCCTCGGCATCCACATGCAGCTATCGGGGGCATTGTTGTGCCTCCACCTCAGCTTCCTGAGCTGCAACTTCTGGATATTTCTGCTAAATGAGAAGGAGGACAGCTGGGTTTGTCGAGGTTTGGGTCTCTTTCTGCACTGGTCTCTGCTGGCCACGTTGACCTGGGTGGCCCTCGAAGGATTCCACCTTTATCTGCTCCTCATCCGAGTCTTTAACATCTATGTCAGAAGATATCTGCTCAAACTCTGCATAGTGGGATGGG GCCTTCCTACCTTTTTTGTAGTGATTTGTGGGATTTTAGGTGTTTATGGCAAATATACTATGGAAATAAGGGATTCCAACAACCACACATCAACATCACAAAT ATGCTGGATGAGCAGCGAGTTCCAACAGAGACGTTTAGTCATGTACATCACTCTGGCTTTTCTCTGCCTGGTGGTGCTGTATAACTTCTGCATCCTGTTGCTGGTGGTGTTTAAAATCTGGGGGTTAAGAACTGGCAGAAAAGACTATGACTGGGAGAAGACGAACAAGGAAAGAGGCACCAGGTTATGGAAGGACTGTGCCACAGTTCTGGGCCTCAGCTGTGTACTGGGCTTACCGTGGGGTTTAGCCAGCCTCACTTATGCTACCTTGCCTGGAATCTACTTGTTCACCATCTTAAACTCTCTGCAAG
- the LOC124866575 gene encoding adhesion G-protein coupled receptor G1-like isoform X1 yields the protein MVCLRKSDMKWNTLYLLTLFTRFSTTRAQSCKDVISDCWNQDPTVWTRCYEDQITTCLLRGRSSLFFRNEVNLSQQAEVKLGLAYRVQVPSSALQRSRGVQSDHTVMIVATLINSSFFQPTPYQKRRKVLINQQLVLGDQVLFVKVGSQPVSNLTERVQLNFNNEKMVKNGRCVFWREPHLMNEIGQWSTEGCDTITTREEYICSCNHLSFFAVLVNPELNSKVDERNAATLTYITYIGSALSALFAFGSLIIYVALHRRRPEKALGIHMQLSGALLCLHLSFLSCNFWIFLLNEKEDSWVCRGLGLFLHWSLLATLTWVALEGFHLYLLLIRVFNIYVRRYLLKLCIVGWGLPTFFVVICGILGVYGKYTMEIRDSNNHTSTSQICWMSSEFQQRRLVMYITLAFLCLVVLYNFCILLLVVFKIWGLRTGRKDYDWEKTNKERGTRLWKDCATVLGLSCVLGLPWGLASLTYATLPGIYLFTILNSLQGVFMFLWSVALTCKSRSENNSSVPDPSSQKMMTTSFNN from the exons ATGGTGTGTTTGAGAAAGTCAGACATGAAGTGGAATACTCTTTATCTCCTAACACTCTTCACGCGCTTCTCTACAACCAGAGCTC AGTCATGTAAAGATGTTATCTCAGACTGTTGGAATCAAGATCCTACAGTTTGGACCAG GTGTTATGAGGATCAAATTACGACATGCTTACTACGGGGCCGTTCCAGTCTCTTCTTTCGCAACGAGGTGAACCTATCACAGCAG GCTGAAGTGAAGCTTGGATTAGCTTACAGGGTCCAAGTCCCATCCTCAGCTCTTCAGAGAAGCAGAGGAGTACAGTCAGACCACACTGTCATGATTGTGGCCACGTTGATCAACAGTAGTTTTTTTCAG CCAACACCTTATCAGAAGAGACGTAAAGTGTTAATAAACCAGCAGCTCGTTCTAGGAGACCAGGTCCTATTTGTGAAGGTTGGAAGCCAGCCAGTCAGCAATCTTACTGAGCGTGTCCAGTTAAACTTCAACAATGAAAAAATG gTGAAAAATGGAAGGTGTGTGTTTTGGAGGGAGCCACATCTCATGAATGAAATAG GCCAGTGGAGCACTGAAGGCTGTGACACCATTACAACTAGAGAGGAATACATTTGCAGCTGCAATCACCTGAGCTTTTTTGCTGTGCTTGTg AATCCAGAATTGAATTCAAAGGTGGATGAACGTAATGCTGCGACCCTCACCTACATCACCTACATTGGATCAGCGCTCTCTGCCCTCTTTGCATTCGGCAGTCTGATCATCTACGTTGCTCTGCA TCGCCGGCGTCCTGAGAAGGCCCTCGGCATCCACATGCAGCTATCGGGGGCATTGTTGTGCCTCCACCTCAGCTTCCTGAGCTGCAACTTCTGGATATTTCTGCTAAATGAGAAGGAGGACAGCTGGGTTTGTCGAGGTTTGGGTCTCTTTCTGCACTGGTCTCTGCTGGCCACGTTGACCTGGGTGGCCCTCGAAGGATTCCACCTTTATCTGCTCCTCATCCGAGTCTTTAACATCTATGTCAGAAGATATCTGCTCAAACTCTGCATAGTGGGATGGG GCCTTCCTACCTTTTTTGTAGTGATTTGTGGGATTTTAGGTGTTTATGGCAAATATACTATGGAAATAAGGGATTCCAACAACCACACATCAACATCACAAAT ATGCTGGATGAGCAGCGAGTTCCAACAGAGACGTTTAGTCATGTACATCACTCTGGCTTTTCTCTGCCTGGTGGTGCTGTATAACTTCTGCATCCTGTTGCTGGTGGTGTTTAAAATCTGGGGGTTAAGAACTGGCAGAAAAGACTATGACTGGGAGAAGACGAACAAGGAAAGAGGCACCAGGTTATGGAAGGACTGTGCCACAGTTCTGGGCCTCAGCTGTGTACTGGGCTTACCGTGGGGTTTAGCCAGCCTCACTTATGCTACCTTGCCTGGAATCTACTTGTTCACCATCTTAAACTCTCTGCAAG